Proteins encoded in a region of the Mustelus asterias chromosome X, sMusAst1.hap1.1, whole genome shotgun sequence genome:
- the LOC144481855 gene encoding uncharacterized protein LOC144481855, translating to MEGKSTVHSGEKPYMCSLCRRGFSQASGLSRHKRTHSGETPWKCGDCGKGFRYPSELKTHQRSHTGETPFICSECGKGFIDSSKLLRHQRVHTGERSFKCPDCGQRYKSSWDLTSHQRVHTDEKPYRCSDCGTGFRWSSQLTAHQRVHTGERSFTCSECGMSFSDSATWWTHQKVHEDVCC from the coding sequence atggaaggaaaaagcaccgttcacagtggggagaaaccatacatgTGTTCTCTGTGTCGACGAGGCTTCAGCCAAGCATCTGGCCTGTCAAGACACAAGCGCACTCACAGTGGGGAgacaccgtggaaatgtggggactgtgggaagggattcagataccCATCTGAGCTGAAAACAcatcagcgcagtcacactggggagacaccgttcatctgctccgaatgtgggaaaggattcattgacTCATCCAAgctcctgagacaccagcgagttcacaccggggagagatcTTTTAAATGTCCGGACTGTGGGCAGCGCTATAAAAGCTCCTGGGATCTGACAtctcatcaacgtgttcacacagaCGAGAAACCATACaggtgctctgactgtgggactgggttcaggtggtcatctcaactcactgcacaccagcgagttcacactggagagaggtcattcacctgctccgagtgtgggatgaGTTTCAGTGATTCAGCAACCTGGTGGACTCACCAGAAAGTTCATGAGGAtgtttgctgttaa